In one Parageobacillus genomosp. 1 genomic region, the following are encoded:
- a CDS encoding acyl-CoA dehydrogenase family protein, with translation MDFTLPKEIEFLKENVRKFVKEVVDPVAMEIEENDQIPEHIIEKSKEMGLFGLSIPEEYGGLGLSMVGKCAIYEELGKTHNGYTTLIGAHTGIGTVGIVELGTEKQKRRYLPKMATGEWIGAFALTEPGAGSNAAALKTTAVRKGDRYIINGSKHYITNAVEAHVFTVMAVTDPSKGAKGITSFIVEKDFPGFILGKVERKMGLRGSHSAEIFFDNLEVPAENVLGKEGEGYVNALKILANGRAGLAARNLGSCIRLLEYCMEYAQQREQFGKPIFEQQAIQHMLAEMSMLIEVLRSITYRVAWMTDQKMRVVKEAAIAKLFGSEVYNKIADLAVQIHGGLGYMKDYPIERFYRDARITKIYEGTSEIQRNIIANELRKEYSKVRV, from the coding sequence ATGGATTTTACTTTGCCGAAAGAGATTGAATTTTTAAAAGAAAATGTGCGAAAATTCGTAAAAGAAGTAGTCGACCCGGTCGCGATGGAAATTGAAGAAAACGATCAAATTCCGGAACACATTATCGAAAAATCGAAAGAAATGGGCTTGTTTGGGTTGAGCATTCCGGAAGAATACGGCGGCTTAGGCTTATCGATGGTCGGCAAATGCGCGATTTACGAGGAGCTTGGGAAGACGCACAACGGCTATACGACATTGATCGGCGCGCATACCGGCATCGGTACCGTTGGCATTGTCGAGCTCGGCACGGAGAAACAAAAGCGGAGATATTTGCCGAAAATGGCGACAGGAGAATGGATTGGCGCGTTTGCTTTAACCGAGCCTGGTGCGGGTTCCAACGCGGCCGCATTGAAAACGACGGCGGTGAGAAAAGGAGACCGCTACATTATCAACGGCTCGAAACATTATATTACAAATGCGGTTGAAGCGCATGTCTTTACCGTGATGGCGGTGACCGATCCTTCCAAAGGGGCGAAGGGAATCACTTCCTTTATCGTCGAAAAAGACTTCCCGGGCTTTATTTTAGGAAAAGTAGAGCGGAAAATGGGACTAAGAGGCTCGCATTCGGCGGAAATTTTCTTTGATAATTTGGAAGTCCCGGCCGAGAACGTGCTCGGCAAAGAGGGAGAAGGGTATGTCAATGCATTGAAAATATTGGCGAACGGCCGCGCTGGATTGGCGGCGAGAAATTTAGGATCATGCATTAGATTGTTGGAATACTGCATGGAATATGCGCAGCAGCGCGAGCAATTTGGCAAGCCTATTTTTGAACAGCAAGCCATTCAACATATGTTGGCGGAAATGAGTATGCTTATCGAAGTGCTGCGGTCGATTACATACCGCGTCGCCTGGATGACGGACCAAAAAATGCGGGTCGTCAAAGAAGCAGCGATTGCAAAACTGTTTGGCTCGGAAGTGTATAACAAAATTGCCGATTTAGCCGTCCAAATTCACGGAGGATTAGGATATATGAAAGACTATCCGATCGAACGCTTCTACCGCGACGCGCGGATTACGAAAATTTATGAAGGCACCTCGGAAATCCAGCGCAATATTATCGCCAATGAATTAAGGAAAGAATATTCCAAAGTAAGAGTATAA
- a CDS encoding DUF1835 domain-containing protein produces the protein MSIHIVFSDSAAGGIKVALREMEIDQEESVLHFSDIFSIGPIWQLHKEEGRKRRADWLRQHLSDSRFYEKEYEARFQHTIACINMLPEQEEITIWSGENAHEQIGLRYVLYLLREKTNHITVINSSRAHSDLFTKQGVHYSIWHTGEIPPEKLRVIMETRAHNHVLSLEEKEQLIQEWGELAASTAVLRLWTENEVTNVPEDYYDQEIIATAKQLQRDFGEQKWIKAARLVGEVYGNLHEFIGDLFIEYRLRALIGKGMFTVEGSLESMRYYSVRYCTSL, from the coding sequence ATGAGCATACATATCGTATTTAGTGATTCGGCTGCGGGCGGGATTAAAGTGGCGCTGCGGGAGATGGAAATAGATCAAGAAGAGAGTGTGCTCCATTTCTCCGATATTTTCTCGATTGGTCCGATATGGCAATTGCACAAGGAAGAAGGGAGAAAACGGCGCGCGGATTGGTTGCGGCAACATCTTTCGGACAGTCGATTTTATGAGAAAGAGTACGAAGCGCGCTTTCAGCATACGATTGCTTGCATCAATATGCTTCCTGAGCAGGAGGAGATTACGATTTGGAGCGGGGAAAATGCGCACGAACAAATCGGGCTTCGATATGTTCTGTATTTATTGCGCGAAAAAACAAATCACATAACCGTCATAAATAGTTCGAGGGCGCATAGCGATCTGTTTACGAAGCAAGGAGTTCATTATTCTATTTGGCATACGGGAGAAATTCCTCCTGAAAAACTCCGAGTTATAATGGAAACAAGAGCTCATAATCATGTTTTGTCGCTAGAAGAGAAAGAGCAGCTTATCCAGGAGTGGGGGGAATTAGCAGCCAGCACTGCGGTTTTGCGGCTATGGACGGAAAATGAGGTAACAAACGTTCCGGAAGATTATTACGATCAAGAAATCATCGCTACAGCTAAACAGCTACAACGAGATTTCGGCGAGCAAAAGTGGATCAAAGCAGCTAGATTGGTAGGGGAGGTATATGGCAATCTCCATGAGTTTATCGGTGATTTATTCATCGAATATCGTCTTAGAGCGCTCATCGGGAAAGGGATGTTTACGGTAGAAGGATCACTGGAGTCAATGCGGTATTATAGTGTACGCTATTGCACGTCTCTTTAA
- a CDS encoding CPBP family intramembrane glutamic endopeptidase, protein MKPSFILPELGKNSHIRYFSSFLLISLFTIVIGSVMYIFSILITDSINPKIVDVEELILKDSLVDLFLSHITYVFGILGIWISAKTIHKRSLISFITPYQKINWKRVFFGFIVFFALLSISQIVDLILFPEDYKWNDFDASRFIWLLVAAIFLVPIQTTSEELFFRGFLLQWIGKLVKQPVLLSIIVGFIFGALHFGNPEMSNSAFWAGLDYVFTGFILSYIAIRTNSAEFTIGAHAANNMFLCIFLTYENSAYGNLPSLFALTDVNGMLSTIYSIITYTLFFIIVIHYHKKKMPIKK, encoded by the coding sequence ATGAAGCCAAGTTTTATTCTTCCTGAATTAGGAAAAAATAGTCATATTCGTTATTTTTCTTCTTTTTTATTAATTTCATTGTTTACGATCGTAATCGGAAGTGTTATGTATATATTTTCTATTCTGATTACAGACAGTATAAATCCCAAAATAGTAGATGTAGAAGAATTGATACTAAAAGATTCATTAGTAGATTTGTTTTTATCTCATATTACTTATGTTTTTGGGATTTTGGGTATTTGGATTTCGGCAAAAACAATACATAAACGTTCACTAATTTCATTTATTACTCCTTATCAAAAAATCAACTGGAAACGGGTGTTTTTTGGATTTATTGTCTTTTTCGCACTATTATCTATTAGTCAAATTGTTGATTTAATTTTGTTTCCTGAAGATTATAAATGGAATGATTTTGATGCCTCTCGCTTTATTTGGTTACTAGTGGCTGCTATTTTTCTTGTCCCTATTCAAACTACTTCGGAAGAGTTATTTTTCAGGGGATTTTTATTGCAATGGATAGGAAAACTAGTCAAACAACCAGTTTTATTATCCATCATAGTAGGATTTATCTTTGGAGCATTACATTTTGGCAATCCTGAGATGTCAAATAGCGCATTTTGGGCAGGGTTAGATTATGTTTTCACTGGGTTCATACTTTCATACATCGCTATTCGAACCAATAGTGCTGAATTCACGATTGGTGCTCATGCTGCAAACAATATGTTTTTATGTATCTTTTTGACATATGAAAATAGTGCATATGGAAATCTTCCTTCTTTATTCGCCTTAACCGATGTAAATGGTATGCTTTCTACTATTTATTCGATTATTACATATACTCTGTTTTTTATTATAGTTATTCATTATCATAAGAAAAAAATGCCGATAAAAAAATAG
- a CDS encoding DsbA family oxidoreductase — protein sequence MKIEIWSDFVCPFCYIGKRRLENALEQFPHKDQVEVVFRSFELDPNAKKQYDMTIHEIIAKKYGISVEEAKRVNTDIGRQAESVGLTFRFDTMKPTNTFDAHRLAKYAEEQGKLLEMTERLFQAYFTDSKRISDHDVLIELAGEAGLDREEVKQVLESSRYTDEVRNDEAEAARFGVRGVPFFVLNRKYAISGAQPTEVFMQALEKVWEEENANSLLQPLASDGGGQCTDGNCKIE from the coding sequence ATGAAAATAGAAATTTGGTCCGATTTTGTCTGCCCATTTTGCTATATTGGGAAACGCCGGTTGGAAAATGCGCTTGAGCAGTTTCCGCATAAAGACCAAGTCGAAGTCGTATTCCGCAGCTTTGAGCTGGATCCCAATGCGAAAAAACAGTACGATATGACGATCCATGAAATCATCGCGAAAAAATACGGCATTTCGGTCGAAGAAGCAAAAAGAGTCAACACCGATATTGGCAGACAGGCAGAGTCTGTCGGGCTGACGTTCCGCTTTGACACGATGAAACCGACGAATACGTTTGACGCCCACCGTCTTGCCAAATATGCCGAAGAACAAGGAAAGCTTCTAGAAATGACGGAGCGGCTGTTCCAAGCGTATTTTACCGATTCGAAACGGATTAGCGACCATGACGTGCTCATCGAGCTGGCTGGCGAAGCCGGACTGGATCGGGAAGAAGTGAAACAAGTTCTTGAAAGCAGCCGCTATACCGATGAGGTAAGAAATGACGAAGCGGAGGCGGCCCGTTTCGGCGTCCGCGGCGTGCCGTTTTTTGTGCTGAACCGCAAATACGCGATCTCCGGCGCACAGCCGACAGAAGTGTTTATGCAGGCACTTGAAAAAGTATGGGAAGAGGAAAATGCAAACTCGCTATTGCAGCCGCTGGCATCGGACGGCGGGGGCCAATGCACAGACGGCAACTGCAAAATCGAATAG
- a CDS encoding DinB family protein, producing the protein MTRAQKLVQHFLSHRNVTVELINKIEEKHYDYKPTPTSMTAKDLVTHILFSFYKFANTAKHGDPTLFTEKIEETETDLQKLAQTYTEKTKQLLESLTDEDFERVLDLTNVFGAKFPAAQLLKIAMDHEIHHKGQLFVYVREMGHTDLPLFVKRG; encoded by the coding sequence ATGACACGGGCACAGAAACTGGTGCAACACTTTTTATCCCATCGTAATGTCACGGTGGAGTTAATTAACAAAATCGAAGAAAAGCATTATGACTACAAACCGACACCAACATCCATGACAGCAAAAGATTTAGTCACTCATATTCTTTTCAGCTTTTATAAATTCGCCAACACCGCAAAACATGGAGATCCAACGCTATTTACAGAAAAAATCGAGGAAACGGAAACCGATTTGCAAAAGCTTGCCCAAACATATACGGAAAAAACGAAGCAATTGCTCGAATCCCTTACCGATGAAGATTTCGAACGTGTTTTAGATCTCACGAACGTATTTGGCGCGAAATTCCCGGCAGCGCAACTTTTGAAAATAGCGATGGACCATGAAATCCACCATAAAGGCCAGCTTTTCGTATACGTCCGCGAAATGGGGCATACCGACTTGCCGTTGTTTGTCAAACGCGGATAA
- a CDS encoding DUF3949 domain-containing protein, with the protein MSSAWLFFGGIALLYFLVMIPIQYLYISGIKERARKWKLSQEQMYENMSFEEEQLHFHIQGNIANLPSTIVAHFLYQLRHRKSKE; encoded by the coding sequence ATGTCATCTGCATGGCTATTTTTTGGAGGCATTGCTTTGCTATATTTTCTTGTGATGATCCCGATTCAATATTTGTATATATCGGGAATAAAAGAACGGGCAAGAAAATGGAAGCTTTCGCAAGAACAAATGTATGAAAATATGTCGTTTGAGGAAGAGCAATTACATTTCCATATACAAGGAAACATAGCGAATCTGCCATCTACTATTGTCGCCCATTTTTTGTATCAATTACGCCATCGTAAATCAAAGGAATGA
- a CDS encoding N-acetylmuramoyl-L-alanine amidase, with translation MPKIFIDPGHGGKDTGAVGNGLQEKDITLSIALEMQRILQNEYENVSVQLSRTSDTAVPLSQRAAKANRWGADVYLAIHVNAGGGTGYEDYIYEGLSDRSTTARIRDIIHEEVIRATGFRDRGKKKANFYVLRETAMPAVLTENGFIDRKEDAEKLKDPAFLQTIARGHVNGLAKAFHLTKKSDANDLIRVIVDGKQIGVYEERENVLKQVEYYLGKANKIELERVKR, from the coding sequence ATGCCCAAAATCTTTATCGATCCGGGGCACGGCGGCAAAGATACAGGCGCGGTTGGAAACGGGCTGCAAGAGAAAGATATTACGTTATCCATTGCATTGGAGATGCAACGTATATTGCAAAACGAATATGAAAACGTCTCTGTGCAATTAAGCCGTACGAGCGATACGGCTGTACCGTTAAGCCAGCGGGCGGCAAAAGCGAATCGCTGGGGTGCCGACGTTTATCTAGCCATTCACGTAAATGCCGGCGGAGGAACGGGGTATGAGGATTACATTTATGAAGGACTTTCGGATCGCTCAACAACAGCGCGGATTCGCGATATCATTCACGAAGAAGTGATACGGGCGACAGGATTCCGCGACCGCGGGAAAAAGAAAGCAAACTTTTACGTGCTAAGGGAAACGGCCATGCCAGCGGTGCTGACGGAAAACGGATTTATCGATCGAAAAGAGGATGCGGAAAAGTTGAAAGACCCTGCTTTTTTGCAAACGATCGCAAGAGGGCATGTAAATGGGTTAGCGAAAGCATTCCACTTAACAAAAAAGTCAGATGCGAACGATTTGATTCGTGTCATTGTCGATGGGAAACAAATCGGTGTCTATGAAGAAAGGGAAAATGTATTGAAACAAGTCGAATATTATTTAGGAAAGGCAAATAAAATCGAGCTGGAACGAGTGAAAAGATGA
- a CDS encoding S8 family peptidase, with translation MFGYSIVQLARNYAHKLDRPLRHFMVGMYKPFIYTPCIFHQWLEKWVRKWRKIPVIIHFHEEDGIAAVKEVEKQHFRTKIHHEFRYLPLCSAEVTPQALEQILQRPDVKKVYLNRKVRALLNNAVPSANAKHVAVNGTTLSGKGVTIAIVDTGIYPHPDLEGRIVEFVDFVNGRTAPYDDNGHGTHCAGDAAGNGRMSSGLYAGPAYEANVVGVKVLDKTGAGTLDTIIRGIEWCIQYNETNPNNKINIISLSLGGEPQPFPAENDDPLVQVVEKAWDHGIVVCAAAGNEGPEYGTISSPGISDKIITVGALDDRDTTETRADDKIADFSSRGPTDYGVTKPDIVVPGVNIISLRAPRSTLDKSQKQSRIDQYYTSMSGTSMATPICAGIVALMLQHKPNATPDEIKQALKEGADLWKERDPNIYGAGYVNAEKAIASLKT, from the coding sequence ATGTTTGGGTATTCTATCGTTCAACTGGCACGCAATTACGCACATAAATTAGACCGTCCGCTCCGCCACTTTATGGTTGGCATGTATAAGCCGTTTATTTATACGCCATGTATTTTTCATCAGTGGCTGGAAAAATGGGTGAGAAAGTGGAGAAAAATCCCTGTTATTATTCATTTTCATGAAGAAGATGGTATTGCTGCTGTAAAGGAAGTAGAAAAGCAACATTTCCGTACAAAGATTCACCACGAGTTCCGTTATTTACCATTATGCAGTGCGGAAGTAACTCCGCAAGCATTGGAGCAAATTTTACAGCGCCCCGATGTGAAAAAAGTGTACTTAAACCGAAAAGTAAGAGCGCTATTGAATAACGCTGTTCCATCAGCGAATGCGAAACATGTGGCGGTGAACGGAACAACGTTAAGCGGAAAAGGAGTTACGATTGCGATCGTCGATACAGGGATTTACCCTCATCCTGATTTAGAAGGACGGATCGTCGAATTTGTCGATTTCGTCAATGGACGTACTGCCCCGTACGATGATAATGGACATGGCACCCATTGCGCCGGCGATGCGGCGGGAAACGGCCGCATGTCGTCGGGATTATATGCAGGGCCGGCATATGAGGCGAATGTGGTTGGAGTAAAAGTGCTGGACAAAACAGGGGCTGGCACGCTTGATACGATTATTCGCGGAATTGAATGGTGCATCCAGTATAATGAAACGAATCCAAACAACAAGATTAATATTATTTCACTGTCATTAGGTGGAGAGCCACAACCGTTTCCTGCCGAAAATGACGATCCGCTTGTGCAAGTGGTGGAAAAAGCATGGGATCATGGCATTGTCGTCTGTGCTGCAGCTGGAAACGAGGGGCCGGAATATGGAACAATTTCCAGTCCAGGAATTAGCGATAAAATTATTACCGTTGGTGCTCTTGATGACCGTGATACGACTGAGACAAGGGCGGATGATAAAATTGCTGATTTCTCCAGCCGCGGGCCTACCGATTACGGGGTGACAAAGCCCGATATTGTCGTGCCGGGAGTGAATATCATTTCGCTGCGCGCACCAAGGTCGACGCTGGACAAATCCCAAAAACAAAGCCGCATCGACCAATATTATACGAGCATGTCAGGAACATCCATGGCGACGCCGATTTGCGCTGGTATTGTCGCTTTAATGCTGCAGCATAAACCAAATGCCACGCCAGATGAAATTAAGCAGGCCCTAAAAGAAGGAGCGGATTTATGGAAAGAGCGTGACCCTAATATATATGGAGCGGGGTATGTTAACGCCGAAAAAGCAATTGCATCGCTAAAAACATAA
- a CDS encoding LTA synthase family protein — MKRIGTNLLNKYRSLPNQYIGFFIFAVFLFWMKTYVAYLAEFNLGISNSMQELLLLINPISSAVFFLGLALLAKGKRTYTWLIIINFILSFILYANIVYYRFFSDFITLPTLTQTKNFGDLGGSIWELIKWYDIFYFLDTIILMTIVVSKRFSLPAVQVGRYKKSIVFATAALIFTANLALAEVDRPQLLTRTFDRNYIVKYLGVYNYLIYDAFQSMKSSTQRAFANKSDITTVLNHVQATYAEPNPKYFGVAKGMNVIYIHLESFQNFLINYKLHGEEVTPFLNSLVRDPNTFYFDNFFHQTGQGKTSDAEFMLENSLFGLPQGAVFTTKGQNTYHAAPAILRQYGYTSAVFHGNYKTFWNRDEIYKSFGFDHFFDASYYDMNDNDVLNYGLKDKPFFKESIPMLESLKEPFYVKFITLSNHFPYPISEEDATIEPADTGDGSVDRYFQTARYLDESLKDFFDYLKKSGLYDRSVIILYGDHYGISENHNKAMSQVLGKEITPFEQAQLQRVPLFIRVPGVKGGIMHQYGGQIDLLPTVLHLLGIDTKNYVHFGTDLLSPDHQEIVPFRNGNFVTPTVTAVNGKYYDSKTGEPLKETPEIKRMEQIARTKLDLSDKVVYGDLLRFYTPKGFKPVDPSKYDYNNREDKEEGSDE; from the coding sequence GTGAAGAGGATTGGTACAAATCTGTTAAACAAATACCGTTCTCTCCCTAACCAATATATTGGTTTTTTTATTTTTGCTGTATTTTTGTTTTGGATGAAAACGTATGTAGCTTATCTAGCCGAATTTAATCTAGGCATAAGCAATTCCATGCAGGAGTTACTGCTGTTGATTAATCCAATCAGCTCTGCCGTGTTCTTTTTAGGATTAGCGTTATTAGCGAAAGGGAAACGAACGTATACTTGGCTCATTATTATTAATTTCATCTTATCGTTTATTTTATACGCCAATATTGTATACTACCGTTTCTTTAGCGACTTTATTACATTGCCAACGCTCACGCAGACAAAAAACTTTGGCGATCTCGGCGGAAGCATTTGGGAATTGATCAAGTGGTACGATATTTTCTATTTTTTAGATACAATTATTTTAATGACGATTGTCGTTTCGAAACGTTTCTCCCTGCCAGCGGTACAGGTCGGGCGCTACAAAAAAAGCATTGTATTCGCGACTGCTGCTCTCATTTTTACTGCGAACCTTGCGCTGGCTGAAGTGGACCGCCCGCAACTGCTGACAAGAACGTTTGACCGCAACTACATCGTGAAATATTTAGGAGTTTATAACTATTTAATCTATGACGCTTTTCAAAGCATGAAATCTTCGACACAGCGTGCGTTTGCGAATAAAAGCGATATTACAACGGTTTTAAACCATGTACAAGCAACATATGCAGAACCAAATCCGAAGTATTTCGGTGTAGCAAAAGGAATGAATGTGATTTACATTCATTTAGAATCGTTCCAAAACTTTTTGATTAACTATAAATTGCATGGCGAAGAAGTAACTCCATTTTTAAATTCGCTTGTGCGTGATCCGAACACCTTTTACTTTGATAACTTCTTCCATCAAACAGGTCAAGGGAAAACATCGGATGCAGAGTTCATGTTAGAAAACTCGCTGTTCGGCTTGCCACAAGGAGCTGTATTTACAACCAAAGGACAAAACACGTATCACGCAGCACCGGCAATTCTTCGCCAGTATGGATATACGTCAGCGGTGTTCCATGGGAACTATAAAACGTTCTGGAACCGTGATGAAATTTATAAATCGTTCGGGTTCGATCATTTCTTTGATGCAAGCTACTATGATATGAATGACAACGATGTGTTGAACTATGGATTAAAGGACAAACCGTTCTTTAAAGAATCGATTCCAATGCTCGAATCGTTGAAAGAACCGTTTTATGTCAAATTTATCACGCTATCGAACCATTTCCCTTATCCAATTAGCGAGGAAGACGCAACGATCGAACCGGCAGATACAGGTGATGGCTCGGTAGACCGTTATTTCCAAACCGCCCGCTATTTGGATGAATCGTTAAAAGATTTCTTTGATTATCTGAAAAAATCCGGCTTATACGACCGTTCTGTCATCATTTTATACGGTGACCATTATGGCATTTCCGAAAATCATAACAAAGCAATGTCACAAGTGTTAGGAAAAGAAATTACACCATTTGAACAAGCACAATTGCAACGAGTGCCTTTATTTATCCGTGTTCCGGGTGTCAAAGGCGGAATTATGCATCAATATGGCGGACAAATTGATTTATTGCCAACGGTTCTTCACTTATTAGGAATCGATACGAAAAACTATGTTCATTTCGGTACGGACCTGTTGTCGCCAGATCATCAAGAAATCGTACCGTTCCGCAACGGCAACTTCGTCACTCCAACTGTGACGGCGGTCAACGGAAAATATTATGACTCGAAGACGGGCGAACCGTTGAAAGAAACTCCGGAAATTAAACGTATGGAACAAATTGCCCGTACGAAACTGGATCTTTCCGATAAAGTCGTATACGGAGATTTGTTGCGGTTCTATACACCGAAAGGATTTAAGCCGGTCGATCCGTCCAAATACGATTACAACAATCGCGAAGACAAAGAAGAGGGAAGCGACGAATAA